GTTGCAGCATGGCAATTATGATAGAGAATTCTCAAGAGGACGTCATACTTCTATCATTATGTGTAACTATTATCACATCTTCTCAAATCTATGATTTTTGAAAGTGATGCTACTCTACAATCTCTGGGGACTATGGCATActattttctgttttgtttttcttttgtcatTTCTATGGAGGTGATCTTCCCCTTCATTGGACCTTTCTATTGGTTCCTAATACTAACTATAATTTCACTCGTGCATAACAGGCTAGGGATTAACCGAGTTCCTGGAGACCATTCTGGCAACTCAGCACACAGATGTGGATGAGATATTGAGTGTACAACAGCTCGCTTAGCCATGCAATTGATATTCTTTTTCAATTTGACAACTTCCAGCATTTATTATTCCACACATTGTTTGTATATACAAGggaaaataatgtattattgtaacctttttatttttttcacataaTCTTTAAGATGTTATAGCCTGCTTGAAGCCTAGTGTGGAAACTTAATCGCTTCGCAATAGAAGAAAGCAAAGAGCAATCCGCCCAACAAGCTCTAATCAAATAACCGGTTTTAGTGCTGAACTGGTCTGATGATGTACTCAATCAATCATCTGTGATTGTATTGTAGCAAGCAATGAAGACTCGGATGCATCTGGTCGTTGTAATCTAAGATACGAATTAGCGTCGTCTGTGAAATGCAAGTAGGTCATTGTAATTTTAGATAGGAATTATTTCTTGGGTGATATACAATTTTTGTTCTGATCAAATAATGATAAAGTATTTGTTTTTCTTACATGGTCGCGTGTGGCTCATCATGCCACGTGTATACGTTAATGGAGCCTAAAGAAGAGCATGGTTCTCCTTGGTAATCACGCTTTCAGAATACAGAAATAAAATTTACTCGCTTATGCgaagagagaaacaaaatgaATTTGACTTTTAAAATGAGCTGCTCCATATATGTTGGACGCAATCTAGTTTTAATTacgtttccttttctttttgaaaaaataaatatgctaTTCCCCTACTGTGatggtttcttttttaaaaaataaatatgccATTCCCCTACTGTGATGGTGGGAGTTACTTCCAACTTGTCCCGGAGGCCCATAAATGAAAATTGGATCACTAAGTCACAATTAGATCtttctaattttgttttctttgaatATGTGACGGCTAGCATTTGCTCTTCAGTCTTCATTAAGGTTCCATTTATTACACACGTGGCTGTCCACTGGGCTTCATTAATGTACAGAAAGGTGAGATAATTTGATtgagtttttaaattttctcaGAATCAAAAACTTAATGtgatacacatatatatagaagagcAAATCAGTGCTTTAGAAATAGAATTAGagataaaataataactatAGGATATCTCTTTGAAGATGACAACAATTACAATATATCAATGTCATAACAAATAAATGAGACAATGAAAACATTTAGGGAGTTAGAATTTTAAAGAACATTTAGGGAGTCGGGTTATGGCAAAGCAGCCTatgcatttttcttttccatttttcatttttcttaatataAAATGTAGTATGGACATACACTATAGTATATAGAAACTATTAAAATAGCCTTTTCTATTTGTATGAAGCATTAATCAATAGAAGACACCTTTTATATATACGAGACAGTTGAATATATAAAGGATTCTATTTATTTCTTGATATTGAAATGTTTAATAGCACATCAACTAATATAAGAAAAGatcaaacaaaaagagaaaatgatttGAAATCATTTATAATATATCTTAGATTCTATTTGATTTGAGATAAATATATGAAGAATAACTTTTGTTGACCCCAAGAATATAGAATATCAttatataaactataataaCTGTAAATTTGTGTTTGAATACTTTTGAGATGTCAatataacaatttaatttatgtaagtatatttaattttattttctttctcattttgttttctttgattATGTGACGGCTAGCATTAGCTCTTCATTCGGGTCGAATACCGagcagatttttaaaaatccatagtTCAAACACGACTACCAATTTGAACATGAATCCTAATTCGACAGATTTTAAAATTCCATATAAGTCCGAACTcgaccaaaaatttcaaaacctgAACATAACCCTTAACATTTATTCCATAACACATTGCGTTaaacctaaaatttttatttttaaaatttgaaattaaaagttggaatttgaaatataaatttaaaatttaaaatttgaaaatttaatatagaatttaaaatttgcaattaaaaatttgaaactaaaaatttgtaatttaaaattaaaaattacaaattttaaaatttataaattttacaatttaaatttaaaatttaaaatttaaaattttaaattttaaattttaaattttaaattttaaattttaaattttaaattttaaattttaaatttcaaatttcaaatttcaattttatagttttgttttaagttacttattaaattttaattttaaatttgaaatttaaagttttaaatataaaatttataacttgaaatttaaactgaaatttaagtcttaaaatttaaagaaatttggaatctaaaatttgaaattataaatttaatcagCGGCAGGATTAATCCTAGCCGTCCAATATCGAACCGGAAGCATTTTccgaaattattattattattaataattattcatGCACGTTGTAAAGCGCGACCAGGTACGATACGGCAATCCCGTGAACGGCGCCCGTGGTCCTCTGATGACAATCCGACGGCTCTGATTCGATCAGAGGCACCCGCACCGTATCACGCTGACGTCACCATCTATGTACCCCTTGTCACtcgctactctctctctctctctctctctcatccttttCGCTCCTCTCGCCCATCTCCGTGTTCGTTCCCTAAATTTTAGGGTTTGATCGAAATCCTAGGGTTTCTCCGATCGAATGGTATCCCTCTCGATTTCGACCGTTCGATcgccaaaatttaaattcggaGCCCTCTTATTCCAAATTTAGTCGGGaatttggcgatttcgtgatgGGCGAAAACCCCGCCCATGGCCCTTCCGACGCGAAGCCCTACCCGCCCCGCCGCGCGCCCGAGCCGCGCGCGGCGGTGCCCCTCCTGCCGCCGCAGATCGACGACGTGCGCGGCGGCGGGGACGCGCACATGGTCGCGGGCGGCGCCGCGGCCGAGGCCCACCCGATGCAGCGGTACGAGCACCACAATGGCGGGGGAGATGGGGGCGGgatggaggaggacgaggaggaggaccaCGACGGGGCCATGGAGGCCGTGGCGATGGACGCCGACGCGGTGCACGACTCGCATGTGATGGTGGCGCCTACCATGGGCAACAACCAGCTGACCCTCTCCTTCCAGGGCGAGGCCTACGTTTTCGACTCCGTTTCCCCCGAAAAGGTGcaatttttccttctcttccacTCTTCTTTTGATATTGCTCTATACTAGTCTAGAATCAGTAATCGACTCACTTGTA
This window of the Ananas comosus cultivar F153 linkage group 19, ASM154086v1, whole genome shotgun sequence genome carries:
- the LOC109724977 gene encoding GATA transcription factor 17-like, with translation MGENPAHGPSDAKPYPPRRAPEPRAAVPLLPPQIDDVRGGGDAHMVAGGAAAEAHPMQRYEHHNGGGDGGGMEEDEEEDHDGAMEAVAMDADAVHDSHVMVAPTMGNNQLTLSFQGEAYVFDSVSPEKVQAVLLLLGGREITPGMGSVPSSSNPYNRRVNFPHRVASLMRFREKRKERNFDKKIRYTVRKEVALR